A single region of the Musa acuminata AAA Group cultivar baxijiao chromosome BXJ1-11, Cavendish_Baxijiao_AAA, whole genome shotgun sequence genome encodes:
- the LOC103971223 gene encoding tRNA dimethylallyltransferase 2 isoform X1 has product MEDEREAAPFEVSNEPISHGGGGGGGGGEKTAAKKKKVVVVMGATGAGKSRVAIDLASHFSGVEVVNADSMQVYRGLDVLTNKVPLPDRNGVPHHLLGSIDPSVEFTSRDFRDLSIPIIDDILSRDGLPVVVGGTNYYIQALVSPFLVDDVVENLASCSLDGPQELGGADEVASFEQLKEIDPVAANRIHPNDHRKIKRYLNLYESSGVLPSHLFQGENAEKWGRADNFRYNCCFVWVDVSLPVLDRYVEQRVDCMIDAGLLDEVHDIYSPNTDYTRGLCQAIGVREFEMFFKSYFSIEESNEVPRPDLSEILDMNGGELKTLLIEAINKLKANTRKLVRRQKRRLNQLKAYFGWDLHCIDATEAFSCNSGDTWHKIVIEPCVNVVRNFLLEESSSLTGKQEQCLQSKNLALRDLWTQYICEACGNQVLRGAHEWEQHKQGRGHRKRIFRLKKRLDSSRAG; this is encoded by the exons ATGGAGGACGAGCGGGAGGCGGCCCCTTTCGAGGTTTCGAATGAGCCCATTTCtcatggcggcggcggtggcggtggaggaggagagaagacggccgcgaagaagaagaaggtggtggtggtgatgggagCGACGGGGGCCGGGAAGTCGCGGGTGGCCATCGATCTCGCTTCCCACTTCTCCGGCGTGGAGGTCGTCAACGCCGACTCCATGCAAGTCTACAGAGGCCTCGACGTCCTCACCAACAAAGTCCCCCTCCCCGACCGCAACG GTGTTCCGCATCACTTGTTAGGCTCCATCGATCCGTCCGTCGAATTCACTTCCAGAGATTTCCGTGATCTCTCAATTCCG ATCATAGATGACATACTGTCACGCGATGGCCTCCCAGTTGTCGTCGGGGGTACGAATTACTACATCCAG GCTCTTGTGAGTCCATTCCTTGTCGATGATGTGGTGGAAAATCTGGCATCTTGCTCACTGGATGGCCCGCAAG AACTTGGTGGAGCTGATGAAGTTGCTAGCTTCGAGCAGCTTAAGGAGATCGACCCAGTCGCAGCCAACAGGATCCACCCGAATGACCATAGAAAG ATAAAACGTTATCTCAATTTGTACGAAAGCTCAGGTGTCCTTCCTAGTCATCTTTTCCAAGGAGAGAATGCTGAG AAGTGGGGACGTGCTGATAATTTCAGATACAATTGTTGTTTCGTATGGGTGGATGTTTCTCTTCCTGTGCTGGATAGATATGTTGAACAAAGAGTTGATTGCATGATCGATGCTGGACTTTTGGATGAAGTCCATGATATTTACAGTCCAAACACAGATTATACCCGAGGCTTATGTCAGGCTATTGGTGTTCGTGAATTTGAGATGTTCTTTAAAAGCTACTTTTCCATTGAAGAGTCCAATGAGGTCCCACGGCCAGACTTATCAGAGATTTTGGATATGAATGGTGGTGAGCTCAAAACCTTGTTGATTGAAGCCATAAACAAGCTAAAAGCCAACACACGTAAACTTGTTCGTCGTCAA AAACGAAGGCTTAATCAGTTGAAGGCATATTTCGGATGGGACTTGCACTGTATTGATGCAACAGAAGCCTTTTCTT GCAACTCAGGAGATACATGGCATAAAATAGTTATTGAGCCTTGTGTCAATGTTGTCAGAAATTTTTTATTGGAAGAATCAAGTTCTTTGACCGGCAAGCAAGAACAATGTCTCCAGAGTAAAAATCTGGCTTTGAGGGACTTGTGGACCCAATATATATGCGAG GCCTGTGGCAATCAAGTTCTCCGAGGGGCACACGAATGGGAGCAGCACAAGCAAGGCCGTGGGCATAGAAAGAGGATCTTTCGGTTGAAGAAGCGCTTAGATTCCTCCCGAGCAGGATAG
- the LOC103971223 gene encoding tRNA dimethylallyltransferase 2 isoform X2, with protein sequence MEDEREAAPFEVSNEPISHGGGGGGGGGEKTAAKKKKVVVVMGATGAGKSRVAIDLASHFSGVEVVNADSMQVYRGLDVLTNKVPLPDRNGSIDPSVEFTSRDFRDLSIPIIDDILSRDGLPVVVGGTNYYIQALVSPFLVDDVVENLASCSLDGPQELGGADEVASFEQLKEIDPVAANRIHPNDHRKIKRYLNLYESSGVLPSHLFQGENAEKWGRADNFRYNCCFVWVDVSLPVLDRYVEQRVDCMIDAGLLDEVHDIYSPNTDYTRGLCQAIGVREFEMFFKSYFSIEESNEVPRPDLSEILDMNGGELKTLLIEAINKLKANTRKLVRRQKRRLNQLKAYFGWDLHCIDATEAFSCNSGDTWHKIVIEPCVNVVRNFLLEESSSLTGKQEQCLQSKNLALRDLWTQYICEACGNQVLRGAHEWEQHKQGRGHRKRIFRLKKRLDSSRAG encoded by the exons ATGGAGGACGAGCGGGAGGCGGCCCCTTTCGAGGTTTCGAATGAGCCCATTTCtcatggcggcggcggtggcggtggaggaggagagaagacggccgcgaagaagaagaaggtggtggtggtgatgggagCGACGGGGGCCGGGAAGTCGCGGGTGGCCATCGATCTCGCTTCCCACTTCTCCGGCGTGGAGGTCGTCAACGCCGACTCCATGCAAGTCTACAGAGGCCTCGACGTCCTCACCAACAAAGTCCCCCTCCCCGACCGCAACG GCTCCATCGATCCGTCCGTCGAATTCACTTCCAGAGATTTCCGTGATCTCTCAATTCCG ATCATAGATGACATACTGTCACGCGATGGCCTCCCAGTTGTCGTCGGGGGTACGAATTACTACATCCAG GCTCTTGTGAGTCCATTCCTTGTCGATGATGTGGTGGAAAATCTGGCATCTTGCTCACTGGATGGCCCGCAAG AACTTGGTGGAGCTGATGAAGTTGCTAGCTTCGAGCAGCTTAAGGAGATCGACCCAGTCGCAGCCAACAGGATCCACCCGAATGACCATAGAAAG ATAAAACGTTATCTCAATTTGTACGAAAGCTCAGGTGTCCTTCCTAGTCATCTTTTCCAAGGAGAGAATGCTGAG AAGTGGGGACGTGCTGATAATTTCAGATACAATTGTTGTTTCGTATGGGTGGATGTTTCTCTTCCTGTGCTGGATAGATATGTTGAACAAAGAGTTGATTGCATGATCGATGCTGGACTTTTGGATGAAGTCCATGATATTTACAGTCCAAACACAGATTATACCCGAGGCTTATGTCAGGCTATTGGTGTTCGTGAATTTGAGATGTTCTTTAAAAGCTACTTTTCCATTGAAGAGTCCAATGAGGTCCCACGGCCAGACTTATCAGAGATTTTGGATATGAATGGTGGTGAGCTCAAAACCTTGTTGATTGAAGCCATAAACAAGCTAAAAGCCAACACACGTAAACTTGTTCGTCGTCAA AAACGAAGGCTTAATCAGTTGAAGGCATATTTCGGATGGGACTTGCACTGTATTGATGCAACAGAAGCCTTTTCTT GCAACTCAGGAGATACATGGCATAAAATAGTTATTGAGCCTTGTGTCAATGTTGTCAGAAATTTTTTATTGGAAGAATCAAGTTCTTTGACCGGCAAGCAAGAACAATGTCTCCAGAGTAAAAATCTGGCTTTGAGGGACTTGTGGACCCAATATATATGCGAG GCCTGTGGCAATCAAGTTCTCCGAGGGGCACACGAATGGGAGCAGCACAAGCAAGGCCGTGGGCATAGAAAGAGGATCTTTCGGTTGAAGAAGCGCTTAGATTCCTCCCGAGCAGGATAG